The Thermincola ferriacetica region AACCGGGAAACTGGTCAGGGATGAGATTTTGGGGGTATAGGTGTTGAAGAATATAAATTCAGCATCATTGGGATAATTTACGAATTCGTTAGACAGATTGCCAGATTTGTGGGGGAATATGAGAATAAATAGTGTAGAGAATTAACACCTGCCGTGGGCAGGTGTTTTTTAGTATTTAAGAAATTTTTTATAGATTTTAATAAACTTGAAAGCAGGTGAAAAGCCAATGATCCGACAATATACTTTCAATGCTGCCGTATGTAGGAACATAATCCTGTTGCTCCTTTTCCCGGATAACAGCAACTATCTTCTGCAGGGCAGCCTCCAAATCTTCCCGGTGGGGAAATCCTTTCTGCTCGAGCAGTACCCGGGCAGCCACAAAGAGCGCCGTGGCCTCTGCCCCCGAAAAAGAAAGGGGTTTCAGATTATAGGCGCCTCTGGATGCAAAGGTATTAATATTAAATGAGCAACCCTGCACAAGCGTGGCGTACCCGTTTACTAAGTTCGTTTTTGTTCATTCTTCTTTCCTCTGTAAAACCTTTATTGTATCGTCAACCCAAAGTTCAAGCCTTCTAATAAACGCCCTTGGAAAATACTCCCTTGTTAGAACCTGTAACAGTATCCACAACCTGGATGCCCTTTTTTCCGATGCAGCACAATATATTTTGAGCCTTAACTCCCCATACTCTTTAATCATACTATCTTAATAAAAACAATGGTGGGAAACCGAATGTATAAACATACAATCCAGTTTCCCATAAACAAAACCGAGTAAATCGATAAGCCGAGTTCTGTCGTGGATGATCATCTATCTGGGACGACAGTTACCTGCCGCCTCTAGCGACCTTACCCGGGAACGGAACGGGCCGCTCCATTGTTCCCCTATTTGGTCTTGCTCCAGGTGGGGTTTACCTAGCCGGTTAGTCGCCTAACCGCTGGTGAGCTCTTACCTCACCGTTCCACCCTTACCCCATACTAGAGGTTAGAGGTAACCTCCAACCTCCAGTAGGAGGCGGTTTGTTTCTGTGGCACTTTCCTTGGGGTCGCCCCCACTGGGTATTACCCAGCACCCTGCCCTGTGGAGCTCGGACTTTCCTCAGGTATAAACATAAATTTATACCCGCGATCATCTGATTTACTCAGTTTATTTTATGTTTTGTTCTCCTGCTGTGTTTCAGGAGTTTTATACTAACATTTTTTTATCGTCATGTCAAATGCCAAATTTCTCTAATTATTTACCCAAATAACGTGGTTTGGACCTGGGCTCCAGAATTGGCATTGTTATTATCTTCTTTTTTAGGCAACAAATCGAAGCGCATGGGATAATAAGACACTATCTCCCGAGAATCAGCCAGCGCTTCAACTTGGTGTTCAACCTGACCTGTGATGGCCAGTCCCGTTCCTTTGGTCAATATGATATCCCGACCGGCAATAGCATATTTAAGCTTGCCTTTTACCAGGTAACTGGTTTGTTCATGAAGGTGCTTATGAAGAGGTAAAATTAAGCCTTTAGGATAATTAAACTCTACCAACATCAGTTTGGGAGTAAAGGCAATTACTTTCCAGGTAAGGGGGCTTTCCCGGTCAGGTTCAACGGAAACAGTGTGAATGTTTTCTTCAAGGTTAGCGGCTGCTTTAGCCAATTCGTAGGCCTGTTTATTAGTTTCCCGATCTATTAAATAAAGGTTGACCAGAGGATTTTCTTCCAAAAGGCTGCAGGCCCGTTCATGTAGCATTTTGAGCTTTTTATCCCTTACATCAAAAACACCCTTTAACTGTTTAAACATGAGCTCGTTATCGGTGTATATATCAACGGAACCGAAATTCCAATTTACCGCTCTTTCCAGCGCTTTATTCAGCGCCAGGTAACCTGCTTCATTAAGGGAAGTCTGGCCCACATATTCGCCTTTTTCCATTAAAGTAGTGGTTTTATCCGTACACGCTACCATCCCAATACCGGCAGTATTTGTTTTTCTACTGACAGTTCCGCAGAGGTATATAGTTAAATCCGCCATGTTACCACCTCTTGGCTAAATAAATGAATTTTTCACCTTATTATATGTGCCGTGGAAATAAATTGCCAAGGGGTGGCCATGCTTTTGATAATTTTAAAACCTAAAGAGTAAATAAAATCCGTCCGCAATTCTCACAAAAGATATCCTCAGAATTCTCTTGGTTTTTAAGTCTTTTAACTGTTTCGATGGACAAGACCATGTTGCACCCGGTACAAGTATCATGTTGAATTAAAGCCACAGGTTTTTTATCAGGAAACTTTTCCCGCATCTCGGTAAACCACCGCAATATTTCGGGCCCAATACTTTCCTTTAGTTTTTCGATATCATCGCTTATCCGGCTAACTTCCGCCTCCCGGCTATCCTTTTCCCGCTGAAAAGCAGTGCACAAGATTTTAAATTCCTTAATTCCCGCTTCAATCTCCTGTTTAACGCTGCTCAATTCATTCTCAATGCCTTCCATTTTTTCCAGATTGTCTATAATTTCATCCTCTAAAGCTGCTATTTGTTTTTCTATTTGTTCAACTTTATGCTGAGCCTGTTTCAGTTCTTTTGGGGAGGACACTTTATCGCTGTATAGCAGAAAGTTGGTTGCTGCCAGTTTTTCCTTCAAAGACTCTACCTCGTGTTCCCTAGCCCAATTTTTCTTTTTTATTTGTTCAAATTTATTCTTTTTTTGTTCATATATCTGTTTAAATTCTACCAATTCGGTTTTTAACTGCTTCAGTTTTGCTGTGCCGGACTTTAGCGGTCTTCCCAATTCATTTAATTGGCTCTCCAGGTTTTGTAAATCCCATAACAACTTAAGGTATTCTTTCATGGTAAACCCCCCGCAAAAAATAATATAAAGGACAGAAGTCCAGCTCCTGCCCTCATAAAAACGTAAAAGGGTCTGTGTTAACTTGAGATACATAAATTTCCACACCGTCTTTTACCAGGCGCTCTTTTAAAAATGCCGCCAGTTGGTCCAATATGACAATCTCCGTCCCGTTATGACCGGCGTCTATTAAATGCAGGTCCATTTCTTTTGCTTCTAAGGCTTCATGGTATTTCACGTCGCCCGTTACCAATACATCGGCGCCGGCAAAAAAAGCCTTATGCAAAAGGCTGGCTCCACTCCCACCGCAAACCGCCACTCTTTTAACTGTTTTTGCCAAATCGCCTACAACCTTAACAGTCTGCACATTAAGCGTTTTCTTAACCCTGTCGGCAAACCTGCCCAAAGTGGTCTCCTCGTTTAGAACTCCCATTCTGCCCAGGCCAAAAACCTTGCCCCTGTTGAAAAGAGGATACACATCATAAGCAACTTCTTCGTATGGATGGGCTTTTAACATTGCTTTCAAAACGCTGTTTAAATTCTGCTTGGGTAGAATCGTCTCCAAACGCTTTTCCTCTACCTTTTCAAGCTGTCCTACCGCTCCAATGAATGGGTCGGACCCTGCCAAAGGTTTAAAAGTACCTATCCCGTCAACCTGAAAAGTACAATCCGAGTAATTGCCAATCCACCCTGCTCCGGCTTTGGTAACGGCTTCCCTGACGGCATCCTCATGCCCTGCGGGAATAAAAACAACAAGTTTAACAAGCTCTTCCTCCTTGTCCGGGCTTAGGATTTCTATATTTTGTAAACCAAGTTTTTCCGCCAGAACCGCATTTACCCCTTCCACAGCGCTGTCCAGATTGGTATGGGCTGAATAAACAACTAATCCGTTCAAAACAATCTTTTCAATCAATGCACCAAAGGAAGTGTCAAAACGCAAATTCCTTAAAGGCTTAAAAATGAGCGGGTGATGCGAAACAATCATTTCCGCCCCCATACTTAAAGCTTCGTTGACAACATCAGCCGTAACATCCAGAGTCACTAATACTTTGGAAACCTCCCTTGTGGTCGTCCCAACCTGCACACCCACATTATCCCATTCTTCGGCCAGGTGTTTAGGAGCAAACTGTTCTATGTAATTTATAACGGTTTGGCATTTAACAGACATTCTAACACCTCTTCCAGCCTTTTTATCTCTGCCGACATTTTCTCTGATTGCTCCCGGGCCTGAATAGAACCCTGCCGTTTAATCTGAGCCATGATGCGCTTACGGTGCTCCAATTCCTTTTCCAGTTTCTCTTTCAGCAGCGGGTGTTTCCTGGCCAAGAGCACAGGGCCATACAAAATTTCCTCTTCCTTCAGCCGAAACCCGGCGCCTCTCCTGGCCATAATAACGGTATATATTTTATCATCTTCCTGTACCAGTTCTTCGTCGTCAATTACCCACCCATTGGTCATTAGCCACTTTCGCAGGATATCTTCATCAGTCATGGGCTGTAAAACCAGCTTTTTGAGTCCTTGCACAATCAATGGTTGGCCATTTAAAATATCCACAATGGTAGCCCCTCCCATGCCGGCTATAATTGCAGTATCTACTTCGCCCGGTTTTAAAACTGATAAGCCGTCACCCAACCGCACATCTATTTTTCTACTCAGTCCCATCTTTTGTACGTTTTTTAAAGCTGTTTCATAGGGACCTTTGTTCAGATCAGCAGCAACGATATAGTTATTGCCCCTGTTGGCAAGAAATATGGGTAAATAACCGTGGTCTGTTCCAATATCAGCTAATCTGTCGCCGATATCGATAAATGAAGCCAGCGCCAATAATCTTTTTGATAAATTCATAGTCACACCTTAAGCTAAAAGATAACTCTGTTTTATTATTTCAACATCTTTGGTTTAAATACCTTTAAACAACCCAACCCATACTTAATTTACCAAATAAAAATTAAACTTTTGGCGAATTAATATATTTTCCACGGAGATAATAATTAATGAAAAGGGTTCATAACAGCCGAGCGAAGATCATTGCAGGCTCTTTACAGGGTCTGTAATGGTCGGGCAAAGGTTATTACAGGGTCGCCGGTTACCTTTTGGCTCTGTAATAGCCGGAGCGCAGATTGTTATGGGTTCCGCATGGGTTTGCAGCAGCCCGAACGGTTGCTGTAGGCTCAGTAGGGATTCATAACAGTCGGGCCACGATCATCATGGGTTCTGGAAGGTTTTCCCCGGAGTCCGCCCTTTAGAATTATTCTAAAGGTTCCCCTCCGGATGTACAACCTATAGGGTCTGTAGCAGCCGAGAGGTTGCTGCAGGCTCGGTAAGGGTTCATGATGGTCAGACAAAGGTTGTTGTATGTTCCGTAAGGGTTCGTAGCAGTCGAAAGATTGCTGCGGGCTCTGTAGGGATATACAGCAGCCGGCGGTAGGTTGTTATGGGCTCTTTTTTATGTGACTTCCGCCTCGGCCTTATGGTGGGCAAAGGGTCCTTACAAGCAGGGGGTCGGCTAAAACAAAAGCTGTTGGATCTATCCAACAGCTTTAATCCTCCTCTGGTGGGCGATGACAGGATCGAACTGCCGACCCCCTGCTTGTAAGGCAGGTGCTCTCCCAGCTGAGCTAATCGCCCTAACTATCTATATAAATTTTGATTATTATTAATTGGTGACCCCTACGGGATTCGAACCCGTGTTACCGCCGTGAAAGGGCGGTGTCTTAGACCACTTGACCAAGGGGCCTCTATTGGAGGTTGGAAATTGGATGTTAGAGGTGGATATTCGGTTGGAATTCGCTTCAGCGAATTCCTTCCATTTTTCCAACTTCCAACTTCTAACCTCTAACTTCCAGTAAATGGTGGGCCCACCAGGACTCGAACCTGGGACCAACCGGTTATGAGCCGGTTGCTCTACCAACTGAGCTATAGGCCCTTTTCTATTAAATGGCCAGTGCCTTTGGGACACCCACCATATTTGATTTAGTTATGGCTCCCCGGGCAGGACTCGAACCTGCAACCTACCGGTTAACAGCCGGGTGCTCCACCATTGAGCTACCGAGGAACATCTCAAGTGACAAAATACATTATACGATACATTTATAACTTGGTCAATAATATTGTTACTGGAAAATTTAAATTTATTCCTACTTAACAGAAAATATGTCGTGAATACTCAAAAACCCTTCGCTATTCTAAAAAGTCCTTTAATTTTTTACTTCTGCTGGGGTGTCTTAATTTTCTTAAAGCCTTCGCTTCTATCTGCCTGATACGCTCTCTGGTTACCCCAAATTCCTGGCCTACTTCCTCCAAAGTCCTGGACCTTCCGTCATCAAGGCCAAACCTCAACCGCAGGACTTTTTCCTCTCTTGGAGTAAGGGTCTCCAATACCTCTTCCAGTTGTTCACGCAGCAATATAAAGGAAGCTGCTTCTGCCGGAGCGGGCGCATCCTGGTCTTCTATGAAATCACCAAGATGGGAATCCTCCTCTTCGCCGATAGGAGTCTCCAATGAGACAGGTTCCTGGGCAATCTTCATAATCTCCCTCACCCTGTCCACCGGGATATCCATTTCAGCCGCAATTTCCTCAGGAGTTGGTTCGCGCCCAAGCTCTTGCAGTAATTGCCTGGAAACCCGGATTAACTTATTAATAGTCTCCACCATATGCACAGGAATTCGTATAGTTCTGGCCTGGTCCGCGATGGCCCTGGTAATTGCCTGTCTGATCCACCAGGTGGCATAGGTACTGAATTTATAACCCTTACGGTAATCAAACTTTTCTACGGCCTTAATCAAACCCAGGTTACCTTCCTGAATTAGGTCCAGGAATAACAATCCTCTGCCAACATACCTCTTGGCAATACTTACCACCAAACGCAAATTCGCTTCAGCCAGCCGCCGTTTAGCTTCCTCATCTCCTGACTCCATTCTCTTAGCCAGTTCAACTTCTTCTTCAGCGGTCAACAGCGGAACTCGCCCTATTTCCTTAAGGTACATACGGACAGGGTCATCTATACCAATACCGTCGGGTACAGTTAAATCCACTTCAATTTCGGCCTCTTCAGCGTCAGCTTCGATAGCCTCACTATCCAAGGGCTCCAGGTCAGGTACTTCAGGAACCACATCTATTCCCATATTGGCTAACTTTTCATAGATTTCATCTATCTGTTCGGGGTTCAGGTCCACACTCTGCAAAGTGTTCATAATCTCGGTGTAGGTTAAAATACCCCTTTTCTTTCCATTTTCAATTAATTCTTGTACCCCTTCAACTTGTATAATATCCTTGGACATGTATTCCCCCCCTTCCCCAGGGTATTGGTATTTTATATAAGTTTGGAAAACTCCATTAAAAGTTTATCTCGCAGTTCCATATCTTTAGACTGTTCCGCCTGCTCAATTTGTTTCAATAATGTTTCACGGCGGCATTTTATGTCATCATCCTTAATCACCTTAATATAGTCGGCAATTAAGGAGTGCGGGTCGCCCGGCGGTTCCTCCTGCATCATCAAAGCCGAGAGTTTCTGCCTTAGTTCTTTATCTGCCACTTTATCAATAAAAGCAGCAGGTTCAAATTCAATGCCAGAGGCCAAAATTTCATCCAAATAATTTATAATAACAATATATTCCGGAACATCGGTGAAATTCACACCCAGTTCCTCTTTGACTCTTCCATAAAGCTCCTGATGTGTAATCAGCAACCTTATCAGGTTGTCTTCCGCTTGCCGGCGTGCGCTTTTTTTAATTACCTGTTCAGGATTTGTTACCTTGGGGGTTCCTTTAGGCGCTTTAAACTCAGTGTTATTATCCCTTTCTAAGGTAATTTTATCCCATTTGGCCATATTTTTTCTGAATTGCTGCTGATATTTCTTAATTTCTCCCCAAAGTGAATGGGAACTTATGCCTAAAGTTGTTGAAATTAACTTTATTTGTTCTTCTCTTTCAATTTCGCTGGGAATTCTGATTATATTAGGTATTAATTCGCCAACAATTCCTATTTTCCCTTCAATCGTATTACAATCAAATTTTTCCATACCTTTGGCCAATTTATATTCAATCAAAGACTTAGAACCTTCCCTGATTAAGCGGGTAAAACTTTCCGGTCCTTTCTTCCTAATCAATTCATCGGGATCCTTGCCATCCGGGATGGTCACCACTTTCACCCGGCACCCTGTGTCCTGCAGAATCTCTAAACCGCGCAGGGTAGCTGCTACCCCGGCTGTATCCGCATCATAAGCAATATATACATTTGGCGCGTAGCGGGCCAAAATTTTACCCTGTTCCCTGGTCATTGCCGTACCAAGAGAAGCGACCACATTTGAAACCCCATACTGGTGACAGGTAATTACATCCATGTAGCCTTCAACTATAACGACGTGTTCTTGTTCTCTTATAGCCGGAATAGCAAAATTAATCCCGTATAAATTTTTACTTTTGTTAAAAACACTGGTTTCAGGAGAATTCAAATACTTCGGCAGGCTATCATCCAAAACCCGCCCTCCGAAACCAATAACATTATTTTTGTGGTCCCAGATTGGGAACATCACTCTGTTGCGAAACCGGTCATAATAGCCGGTCCCGGTGGACCTTTTTGTTACCAGGCCCTGCGCCTCTAAATAATCTGGCGAATATCCCCTTTTTTGCAAAAATCCCAGCAGGCTGTCCCAGCCAGGCGGCGCAAAACCAAGTTGAAATTTTTCTATAGTAGCCCGGTCAATACCTCTTTTCAGGAGGTATTCCCTGGCTCCGGCAGCTATGTCATGATTAAGCAAAATATAGTGATAAAAGTTTTTAACCAATTCATTTAACCTGTACGCCTTTTCCCTCTGCCTGAGTTTCTGTGCCGCAGCGGAATTTTTACCCTCAGGAATAACTATACCCGCTTTATCGGCCAGAAACTTAGCAGCCTCAGGAAAGTTCAGGTTTTCTATCTGCATAATAAAGGAGATTACATTCCCTCCTGCCCCACAGCCAAAACAGTAATACATCTGCTTTTCAGGGTTCACTGTAAAGGAAGGAGTTTTTTCATTATGAAACGGGCACAACCCCACATAATTCCTGCCCTGTTTTTTCAAACGCAGGTATTCGGATACTATTGTATAAATGTCATTCCTTTGCCTTATTTCATCTACTATATCATCGGGGATAAAACCCAATTAAACCACCCTCAAATCCGACAACTCGTAGTAAATAAGTGATTCGCCAAATATTGATATTTTCCTGCTGCCGGATTTTAAAACCCCCTCTCCTCAAGAGACGGGGTTTTTGCTTCTTTTAATATCCCCTCGATTAATCTAGTTAAATTAAGGCAAAACCTTTGCCTATCAGATTTGGTAAAGGCTTTCGGACCCTTCGTGCGCCCTCCGCCCCGGCGAATTTTAACGCCAAGGTGGCGTTCGACCAACAGCCTCTCCATACTCGCTTCGGAATAAATATATCCTCTTGGGCTTAAAGCCCGGGCCTCTTTGGCCAAGACCAAACTGGCCAGCCCGTAATCACCGGTGACTACAATATTATTTCTCTTTACCCTGTTCAGAATTTCCATATCTACAGCCTGAGAGACATTATCAACATAAATCAAATCTTCCCCAGGTCGCACTTCCCGGCCAAAATGCGCTATACTCGCAATTAGTATAACCGGAATATTAAATTTTTTTGCAACATTGGTTATTTCTGAAAGCACTGGGCAAGAGTCCGCATCGACGAGTATTTTAATGGGATAATTAGTATTATTCGATGTCACATAAAATTTTCCTTCCCGTTTTGACAAATTTTAAAAAGATTCTGCCAAAACATATATTATTTTAACCATAAATTAACAGATTATACAGGTTTAAAAAAGTATTATAACATATAAAGTCTTTTTTATCAAACTATCCAGGGGTCAGGTAAAAATAACTCGGTATATTGTTTTATGGCATAACGGTCTGTCATACCGGCTACGTAATCACAGGCAATTCTGACTATAGATTCGGATTTCTTCAAAACATCCCATTCTTCAGGAAGGGCTTCCGGATGCTCTACAAAATGCATAAACAAGCTTACCAATACTTTTTTCGCTTTTTGTTCTTCTTTTTTGGCGGTAGAACCCACATAAACACGTTCAAACAGAAAGGAACGAAGTTTGTCCATGGCCTCTTTTACTTCCGGGCTCATTTTTATTTCCGGTTGGTCTGTGCTGGCTGTTATCATGTCTCTTACCATAGTATTAATACGCGTACTGTGGTCTTCGCCAAGAACCTTTAAACAATCCCTCGGCAGGTCACTCAACCTGATGATCCCACCCCTGATGGCATCATCAATATCATGGTTAATATATGCCATCCGGTCAGCAATTTTTACAATAGCGCCTTCCAGGGTAGCCGGGGTAACAGGGCCTGTATGGTGCTCGATGCCGTTCCGGACCTCCCAGGTCAGGTTCATGGGTTCAAGCACATCAACCACCCGGAGGCTCTGTTCATTGTGTTTGAAATGCATGCCAAAATGCTCCTGCATAACCACATTTAAAGCCTCTTCGCCGGCATGCCCGAAAGCCGTGTGTCCCAGGTCATGTCCCAGGGCAATGGCTTCTGTCAGGTCTTCATTTAAACGCAGAGCTTTGGCAATAGTACGGGCAATCTGCGCCACTTCAAGGGTATGGGTCAGGCGGGTTCGGTAATGGTCTCCTTCCGGCGCTATAAACACCTGGGTTTTATGTTTGAGCCGCCGAAAAGCCTTGGAATGGACTATGCGATCCCGATCCCTTTGGAATGCCGTCCTTACTTCACATTCCGGAGCCGGTTTCATGCGCCCTCGGCTGTTTCTGGACAAACAGGCATATGGTGAAAGCTGCCGTGCTTCCATTTGTTCCGTTCTCTCCCGGATATTCATTTGCGCACCCCCTCAACCGGAACACTAGGTAAAGAAAAGTCGCGGGCAGTCCCACGACAATTAAGCTATAGCAATTATCTCTGCCTTAAAGCTTTTGTAGCTTCAGCTACTTCATAAACCCGCCGGCCAAGAATGCGGGCCCGCAGCAATCCTGTTTCATCAGCATTGGCAGGCCGCTGGGCACAACCGCCGTGGTGACCGGCGTCATCTTCAATATAACCGTCGCCGACTACCGTCATACCCTGCACCAGCATCATGTCATGAATGGCCTTAACAGTAGTTTCCTGTCCGCCAAAGCGGGCGGCACCCACCGTAACTGCTCCGCCAACAACGTTTAACAGTTTCTTGTTGGCCCGCAGTTGCCTCGTTTTATCCCAGAAACCTTTCAACTGAGCGGAAACAGTACCGAAGTAAACCGGGCTGCCAATAATTATTCCATCGGCTCGGCCGAGCAGTTCATAAACCTTGCCCAGTTCCCGATCCTTAAAACAGTGACCGCCGCAAGGGTTGGAACAGCAGTTGCAAAAAGGTATCGTCGCACTCTTCATAGCCTCAGCAGCATGAATGATAACAATTTCAGCCCCCTTTTCCCTGGCCGGTTCCAGGGCGGCACTTAATAATGCAGCAGTATTATCTTCTTTATTCGGGCTGCCGTTCAAGCCGATAATTAACACTCTGTTCACCTCTCCGCAGCATCAACTAAAAACATAATTTAATTTTATTCTAGCTCGGGCAAAATGTTCCTGCAAAAAAAAAATATTTAGCCGGTACTTAATGGAAACCTTGCAAGACTTTTATAAACGGGGCCGGCAGGCGTAAGCCGGCTTTCATACAATATTACTTCGCCAACATGGACTGTTAACCCTGTAATCCCTTCCACCGTTCCCTGTGGGGACAAATGAAATACCTTTTCCGGCTGCTTTTTTAACCGGCCGAGGGTCAGATGGGGAATATATTTCTTGGTATCCCGGGCTAAACCAATTTCCTCGGCGATTTCGTCTATAATTTCGTGCAATCTGGCCAGGTTACTACCCGGATCACAGACCCCAGTCCACAGAACATTAGGATTTTTCAAGTTTGGAAATCCTCCGATTTTCGTGAGCTTAAACCGAAAACTTCCTACACTGCTCAGCCTTTCGGGAATCATATCTTTAAGCCTGCCGATTTGCTGTTCTGAAATATCGCCGAAAAATTTTACAGTCAAATGCAGGTTCTGTCGTTCCACCCATTTTATTCTAAAACCCTCTGGTCCGGCTACCTTCTCAATGGATTCCTGCACAGCGGAAAGCTGCCGTTTGGCCTCACCGGACAGCGGAACAGCCAGAAAGCAGCGTTTCAAACTCAGGGCGCTCACCCCTTTTGACTAATTTTCCTGATCGCTTTTACCGCCTCATCTACCGTATAAGGTAATGTATCTGGCGTAAATTCCGGCAGCCGGCTGAAAATCTGCGCTACGATGGGTAGGCGTAAATTAGCCTGAGAGACAATATCTTTATTCACCAGCAGTTCTTTACCTCCTTCGGCCAGTGTCCTACCCGATTTGATGACAATAATCCGGTCAGCCCATTCCGCGGCCAGATCCATATCATGAGTGGCTAACAGAATAGTTTTACCCCTCTCATAAAAGCCGGCCAGAATCTCCATAAGCACGTCCTGTCCCCCAGGATCCAGATAAGCCGTGGGCTCATCGAGAATTATTACTTCCGGGTCCATGGCCACAACCCCGGCAATGGCCACCCTTTTCTTCTGGCCGAAGCTCAGGTGGTGAGGCGCTTTATCCTTGAATTCCCACATACCTACTAATTTCAGGGCATCCTCTACCCGGGATTTAACTTCATCGCGGCCCAAACCCATATTCAGCGGGCCAAAAGCAACATCGTCCCATGCCGTCATAGCAAATACCTGGTCATCAGGGTCCTGAAATACCAAACCCACCTTATTCCTGATCTCTTTTTCTGTAGCCGGTGATACCTCTATCCCCGCCACTTTAATGCTTCCCTGCTGAGGCAGGTTGATGGCATTCAAGTGCAACAACAGGGTTGACTTACCTGCTCCGTTGGGTCCGACCAAAGCCGTCCGTGAACCCTTTGGTACGGAGAGGGATATTCCTTTTAAGGCGTGGGTATCATCTTTATACCGGTAATGCAGGTCATTTACTTCTATGATATTTTCTATGTCGGCTCCCTTGTTTACCGTACCCATTCTATAACCCCCTCCTGTCCAGGATAACGAGAACAATACCGGCACCAAGCACCAAAACTGTCCAGATAAAATCCTTCGGCATCATCCTAAAATCATGCAGTGTTTTCATTTTCCCCGTATACCCCCGGGAAAGCATAGCCAGATATACCCGTTCTCCCCTCTCATATGCTCTTATAAACAGCGAACCCACCAACTGCCCGAGGGTGCGCAGCGTATGCAGGTGCCAGATATTCTTGCCGGCCACAAAGGCCCTGGCCTTGCGGGCCCGCCGCATACGTTTTAATTCATCCATGGCCACAAAAATATAGCGGACGGTAAATTCAAGAAGCTGTAGAAAAACAGCCGGAACCCGCAGTTCGGCCAAAGCCTTTAAAAGGTAGTTGAACCTTGTCGTCAAGGTCAGAAAAAGCACGGCCAATATGGAGGCCAAAACCCGGCCAAAGAGCATAACAGCTTCCCGGACTCCCTCTTTCGTCGCCGTTAACGTTACCACCCAGAGGTTCACATGAAGCAAAGTCTCTCCCGGCTTAATAAAAGGGAAAATCAAAATCATTATCCCGGCAAAAGGTATGACCCAGGTAATTCGGCTGAAAATATAACTTAAAGGTATTTGGGCAAATATCAGTAACAAAATCCAAAAGAAAGCGGTCGCGAACAAAAGGGCCGGCGTCTTAACCCCGGCAGCGAGGAAAATAAAAACAAGAGTGGTCACCGTCTTGGCCCTGGGATCAATGCGATGAAAAAAGGTATCCATTTGGGCGAATTCGTCAAGGTGAAAATGTTTCATGGTTTGGCTCCCCTGTTGTAATATTCCGGATTTATTATATCACCAACTGGAGCCTTCTTGAAACTTTTTTCAGCAAAGTTTTTATTTCTTAACCCATACGTTTTTGCATGCGGCGTCCTATCCACCTGGCTAAAATGTTAAACAGCAGCACCACTATGATTAAAACTGCAGCCGACCCATCTGCCACGGCCCGCACATCGGGTATAAGACTTTCGGAATTAACCTTCCATATATGAACCGCCAAGGTTTCCCCGGGTCTGA contains the following coding sequences:
- the cbiQ gene encoding cobalt ECF transporter T component CbiQ, whose product is MKHFHLDEFAQMDTFFHRIDPRAKTVTTLVFIFLAAGVKTPALLFATAFFWILLLIFAQIPLSYIFSRITWVIPFAGIMILIFPFIKPGETLLHVNLWVVTLTATKEGVREAVMLFGRVLASILAVLFLTLTTRFNYLLKALAELRVPAVFLQLLEFTVRYIFVAMDELKRMRRARKARAFVAGKNIWHLHTLRTLGQLVGSLFIRAYERGERVYLAMLSRGYTGKMKTLHDFRMMPKDFIWTVLVLGAGIVLVILDRRGL